The DNA sequence ACATAAAAGTGGAAAAATTGGAGAAGATCCAAATGGAATTCCAAATAATTTATTGCCTTATATTGCACAAGTAGCAGTTGGGAAATTAAAAGAGGTAAGGGTATTTGGGAATGATTATCCTACAATAGATGGGACAGGTGTAAGAGATTATATTCATGTTGTAGATTTGGCTAAGGGACATTTAAAAGCTTTGGAAAAATTAGAAGGGAAGCCAGGTATTGTAACTTATAATTTAGGAACAGGAAAAGGGACAACTGTTTTAGAGATGATATCCGCTTTTGAAAAAGCTTGTAATAAAAAAATACCGTATAAGATTATTGAGAGAAGAGCTGGAGATATTGCTAAATGTTATGCAGATCCTGAAAAAGCAGAAAAAGAATTAAATTGGAAAGCAGAAAAAGGGATAGAAGAGATGTGTAAAGATAGCTGGAATTGGCAATCTAAAAATCCTAATGGGTATGGGAAATAGACAATAAGTGATAAATAACAATTGCTAGTGATAGGTGGTTTCAAAAGTTTATGAAAGCTATAATGTAAATTTTGATGATAATTTATTTTGACAGACCTCATTTCTTGTTGTCGTTTTCTCCTAACTTAGGAGAAAACTATAGCGTGGATATTTGGTTTGTTGTTTTACGTCCTTGAGCAGGGTCAATGTCATCAAGCTAAGAACTGGGCTTGCCAACGGCAAGCCCCTACAGTATTAATTTATTTTATAATGTAGGGGTTTTGCCGTTGGCAAACCCGATATAAAATTATAAATTATCGTTAACTTGACGACATTGGGAGAAGGGTTGGGGATGAGGTCTGAAAAGTATTTAAAATTACATTAGAAATTATTGTATAGAAATAAAATTTAGCATTAAATAGTCATTTTGGATAAGGAGTCAAATATAACGTGCAAATATAATGAATGTAAAGGATAGTGACTTAAAAAGGCAACTTTATTTGACACTACCCCTAAAAAAGAGGAGAATATAGATGAGTTTAGAAATTATATATAATAAATTAATAAGGGATAATATACCTAAAATAATAGAAAAAAGCGGAGTTGAATATAAGGTTCATATTGCAGAAGAAAAAGAATATATTGAAAAATTAATTGAAAAAGTTTCCGAGGAGTTAGAAGAGTTTGTAGAAAAACCTTGTGAAGAAGAAATGGCGGATATTTTAGAAGTTTTAGAAACGTTATCAAAGGTATATAAATTAGATGAACAAAAAATAATTGATATTAAAAAAGATAAAAAGAACAAACGTGGAGGCTTTTTAGAAAGAATAATTTTAGAAAAAACAATTAAAAAATAATGTTGTAATTGGAGTAAAGTGAATGAATAATATAAAAGTTTCTAATGATGAATTATGGAATTTAGTTCCTACAACAAGAGAAATAAACAGTAGTAAAAGTGACAGATTACCGAATTCAGATATTTTTATTATTGGATAAAACAACTTAAAGAATCTACATTTTTTGTAGATTCTTTTTTATGCTTGACTAAAAAAACATACAAAATTCTCAAGCAATATAAAAACTAATTAAAAATTAAAATAAATTGATTGAATATTCTCTTAAAAGTATGATAAAATGTATTAATAAATAGAGAAATCGAAGGAGAGACTAATAATGGTAAACATAGAAAAATATTTATTAAAAGCAGAAAAACCAGCACAATATCTTGGAAATGAATTAAATGTAGCATACAAAGATGATTATGATTTTCATATGTGCTTAATATATCCTGATTTATATGAAATAGGGATGTCAAGTATAGGAATACAAATATTATATTTTTTATTAAATGAACAAAAAGGAGTTTATTTAGAAAGAGCATTTGCTCCTAATATAGATATGGAAAAAGTTATGAGAGAAAACAGTGTTCCTATGTTCTCATTAGAAAGTAAAACGGCATTAAAAGATTTTGATATTATAGCATTTTCATTATCATATGAAATGACATACACAAATGTTTTAAATATAATAAATTTATCTCAAATAGAGATTGAAAGAGAAAAAAGAGGAGAAGCAGACCCGATTATATTAGCAGGTGGAACTGGCTCATATAATCCAAAAGTTTTAGAAAAATTCATTGATGTTTTTGCAGTTGGAGAAGGAGAGGATGTCTCTGTAGAAATAGCAAATCTAATGAAGAAATTAAAAGGAAAAACAAAAGATGAAAAATTAGAAGCACTATCTAAAATAGAAGGAGTTTACGTTCCTAAATTTTATAATGGTGGAAAAATAAAAAAAAGAGTAGTTAAAGATTTAAATAATTCATATTTTCCAGAGAAATGGCTTGTACCATATATTAGAACTGTACATCATAGATTAAGTGTGGAGATTCAAAGAGGTTGTACAAGAGGATGTAGATTTTGTCAAGCGGGAATGATTTATAGATCAGTTAGAGAAAGAAGTTTGGAGAATAATTTTAATTTAATAAAAAATTGTTTGGATAAAACAGGGTTTGGAGAAGTTTCGTTATCTTCGTTAAGCAGTAGTGATTATACACAAATAGAAGGATTAGTTGATAAATTACAAGAAGAATATAAAGATGAAAATTTAGCAGTAGCACTTCCTTCTTTAAGAATAGATAAATTTTCGTTAAATTTAGCAAAGAAAATAGAACAAGTTAGAAAAACTGGATTTACATTCGCACCAGAAGCAGGGTCTCAAAGAATGAGAGATGTAATAAATAAAGGGATTAATGAAGAAGATATTATAGAAACTGCAAAAGGAGCATTTCAAGCAGGATGGAGACACATAAAGTTTTATTTTATGATAGGATTGCCATTTGAAACAGATGAAGATGTAAAAGAGATATATAATTTAACTAAAAGAGTGTTGTTAGAAGGTCTAAAAATAAGAAGAGATATAGAAATCACTGTAAGTGTTTCGAATTATGTACCTAAATCTCATACACCATTTCAAGGGATGGAACAAATGGGAATAGAAGAGATGATTAGGAAACATAATATATTAAGGGGAGCATTTTATAAAGAGAAAAAATTAAAATTGAAAATACATAGAAGAGAGCTATCTTATCTTGAAGGCTTTTTATCAAGAGGAGATGAAAAAATAGGGGATTTAATAAAATTAGCTTGGGAAAAAGGGGCTAAATTTGATGGATGGAAAGAGCATTTTAATTTCGAGGCTTGGAAAGAAGCAATAAGTGAGTTAGGGATAAATGAAAATGATTATTTTAAAGAAAAAAGTTTAGATGACAAATTTTCTTGGGATTTAATAGATGCAGGAATAGAAAAAGAATATTTTAAAACAGAACTAGAAAAAGCAAAAAATAAAGCATTAACAAAAGATTGTAGAGAAGGCTGTACAAATTGTGGGGTTTGTTGGAATTTAGGTGTTAAAATGGAGATAGAGAAAAGAGGTAATAAAAATGGTTAATATAATTTTATTAGTAATTGGTTTTATTTTATTAATAAAAGGTGCTGATTTACTTGTTGATGGTTCTGTAAAAATTTCTAGAAAATTAAGTATACCAGAATTAATAATAGGATTAACATTGGTATCGGCTGGAACAAGTGCACCAGAATTAGTAGTTAGCATATTAGCTTCAGTTAGAGGAGATGGCGGAATTGCTATAAGTAATGTTTTAGGGAGCAATATTGCTAATATATCATTAGTAATGGGGATATCATTGGTTTTGGCAACAATAACAATTGGAATATCAACATTAAAATATGAAATACCATTTTTATTAGTAATATCAATGTCATTATTGGCAATGTTAAGAAATAATAGTGGGACAATAACGAAATATGATGGATTTGTATTATTAGGATTTTTGACAATATTTGTGTCTTATCTTTTTGCATTGTCTAAATCTAATAAAGATATGGAAAAACAAATTTTAAGTGAACTTGAAGAGATAGAAAAAAATGAAAGTAGCTGGAGAGATATAATTATATTTACTGGAATAGGGTTAGTAATTCTTTCTATAGGAGGAGAATTAACAGTTAGTAATGCTGTTGCAATAGCAAAAAAACTTGGAGTTTCTCAAGTATTAATTGGAGCAACAATTGTAGCACTTGGGACATCGCTTCCAGAATTAGTTACTTCGATAATTGCTGCAAAAAAAGGAAGTGCAGATATGATGGTTGGTAATATTATCGGCTCAAATATATTTAATATATTAACAGTTTTAGGGATATCTTCTCTTTTTAATAATTTAGTACCAGATAGAGCTCCATATTTTGATTCCATTTATGGAATTTCTATTATAATTTTGGTATATATTTTATCAAAATTAAGAAAATCTAAATTAGGGATAGGAACAGGGATATTATTATTAATAAGCTATGTTGTGTATGTATATATAGGAGTGAAAATTGGATGATCAAAAACGAAAAAATAGTAATAGGAATGAGTGGCGGTGTTGATAGCAGTGTAGCAGCATTTTTATTAAAAGAACAAGGTTATGAAGTTATAGGAGTAACAATAAAATTATGGGAAAATTCAGGTTTGGAAAGTAAAGAAAAAGTATGTTGTTCATTAGAAGATGTGTATGATGCTAAAAGAATATGTGATAAACTTGACATACCTCATTATACAGTTAATTTTAAAAATGATTTTCAAAAAGAAGTGATTGATTATTTTATAACGGAATATAGATTAGGTAACACACCTTCACCTTGTATAATGTGTAATGAAAAAATAAAATTTGGGAAATTATTGGAATTTGCGAAAAGTATAGGAGCTGATTATATTGCCAGTGGTCATTACTCTAAAGTGAAATATTTAGAAAAACAGAACAAATATGTATTAGAAAAAGGTGTAGATGAAAAAAAAGACCAAACTTATATGTTATACAGACTTTCAAGCGAGCAATTGAAATATTGCAAGTTTCCACTTGAAAATTATAAAAAAGATGAGATTAGAGAAATTGCAAAAAATAATAATTTGATAACTTATAATAAAAAAGATAGTCAGGGGATATGTTTTGCTCCAGAAGGATATTATAAATTTTTAGAAAATAATTTAAAGAATGAAATATCAAAGGGAAATATTAAAGATGAAAATGGAGAAATATTAGGAGAACATAATGGATATCAATTGTATACAATTGGGCAAAGGAGAAACTTGGGACTAAATTTAGGGAAGCCATATTTTATAATAGATATTTTGCCAGATAAAAACGAGATTATCGTTGGGAAATTTGAGAAATTATTTAAAAAAGAGGTAGAAGTGATTAATTATAAATTCATATATTTATCTGAAAATGAGATAGATGGAAAAGCTGTTATTGCAAGACCTAGATTTTCAAGTAAAGGTCATATAGCTAAATTGAAAAAAGAAGGAGGAAGATTATTTTTAATATATGAAAGTGAAAATGCTGAAAATAGTAGAGGACAGCATATAGTTTTTTATGATAAAAATTTAGTAATAGGTGGCGGAATAATTTTTTAAAAAAAATTAAATTTGTGGTTTCAAGCCGGAATAGTATCTGTTTAGGCAGCAAAAGTATCTTTATAGGTCGGAATAGTATCTGTTCAGGCCAAAAAACTGGTTTGACATAGGAGAATGAAAAGAGTATAATCCAATTATTCCATTTCTTCTTAAATCTCTTTTTATAATAAAAGACACAGGTTCTCAATTCTGCCTGTGTCTTTTATTATGTTAATTTCTGGATATATCATAAAAATAAAAAAATAGGAGGAGTAAAGTGAAAAACAAAATTTATATTTTATTAGTAATAGTTATGATGATTTTAGGAGGTTGTAAAAGCAATAAGATAACAGAGGTATCGAAAATAGTTATATCATCAAATAAATCAAATATTAGAGCAGATGGAATAGAAGAGGTGACATTTAATGTTAAGTTTTATAATAAAAATGATGAAGATTTAGATGAAAATAAAGCTGATATATATATTAATGGAAAAAAAATATCTAATAATATATTTAAAACCTCAGAAGTTGGAGACTATGTTGTTCAAGCAAAATTTGAAAGTAAGGATAGCAATAAAATAATTATAAAAGCTGATGGAAAAAATAAAAAAGTTTTTATGGTTTATCTAACAGGAGATAGTAATTTAAACGGCGAAGAGACAGATGATAATGGAAACAATTATTATAGTAGTAGCAGTGATGATGTGACAAGAGATCTTGAGGAGATAAAAAGTAGCATAATAGATAAAAACAATATAGATGTTTATGTTTATATAGATACAAAATATAGTGAAAGCGGATATAGTGAAGGAATTTATCATAAAGAGGGAAATGAGTTAATAAAGAAAAAAACTTTATCAGAAGTGAATACAGGCGATGAGGAATCATTAAAGGGGTTTATTAATTTTGTTTTTGATAATACCAATGGAATGACATATATTTTAGATGTCTGGGGTCACGGTTCTGGATGGTGGGATGATAAATTTGGAAATGAGAATAATACAAGAGCAATAGGATATGATGATAGTTCTGATGGAGATAGTTTAGATTTGTGGGAATTAGAAAGAGCGATAAAAAATAGTAAAATAAAGAAGGTCGATATTTTATATTTTGATGCTTGTTTAATGGGAAGCATTGAAGTTGGATATCAATTAAAAGATGTTAGTAACTATATAGTTGGTTCTCCAGAATTAACACCTGGAAGAGGTGGAGCATATAAAGAGATTATAGAAAGCGTATCAAATAGTGGAAGTGATTTAAAAGAGGTTTCTAAAGATATAGCGATAATAAATTTAAATAGCTATAAAATTGGTGGATCTCAATATGAAAATTTTAAAAACAGTGTAGTTTTTTCAGCGTATGATGAAAAAGAAGTAGAAGGATTAGTTAATAAGTTAAATGATATATCGTTGATATTAAGCGAAAATACAGGATTACTAAAACAAATTGCAGATGAACTAAAAGAAAAAGTTATAAATTATATAAATCAGAATTTTAATGTAGATGCTAATTTTAATTTAGTAGAAAGTAGTAATAAGTTTGATTTTGGTTTAACTAGTTATGGTTCTGGAGATTTGTGGATATATGATGAAAATGAAAAATATTTAGGAAATGGATCAATTGATTTTTTACCAACAAGTTATATTGATTTAGGAAATTTATTGGAAAAAATAGAAAAATCTTCAAATTGTCCATTAGAGTTAAAAAATAAAATAGATGATTTTTTAATTACATATAAAAAATATGTATATTATGTT is a window from the Haliovirga abyssi genome containing:
- a CDS encoding nucleoside triphosphate pyrophosphohydrolase, with product MSLEIIYNKLIRDNIPKIIEKSGVEYKVHIAEEKEYIEKLIEKVSEELEEFVEKPCEEEMADILEVLETLSKVYKLDEQKIIDIKKDKKNKRGGFLERIILEKTIKK
- a CDS encoding TIGR03960 family B12-binding radical SAM protein — protein: MVNIEKYLLKAEKPAQYLGNELNVAYKDDYDFHMCLIYPDLYEIGMSSIGIQILYFLLNEQKGVYLERAFAPNIDMEKVMRENSVPMFSLESKTALKDFDIIAFSLSYEMTYTNVLNIINLSQIEIEREKRGEADPIILAGGTGSYNPKVLEKFIDVFAVGEGEDVSVEIANLMKKLKGKTKDEKLEALSKIEGVYVPKFYNGGKIKKRVVKDLNNSYFPEKWLVPYIRTVHHRLSVEIQRGCTRGCRFCQAGMIYRSVRERSLENNFNLIKNCLDKTGFGEVSLSSLSSSDYTQIEGLVDKLQEEYKDENLAVALPSLRIDKFSLNLAKKIEQVRKTGFTFAPEAGSQRMRDVINKGINEEDIIETAKGAFQAGWRHIKFYFMIGLPFETDEDVKEIYNLTKRVLLEGLKIRRDIEITVSVSNYVPKSHTPFQGMEQMGIEEMIRKHNILRGAFYKEKKLKLKIHRRELSYLEGFLSRGDEKIGDLIKLAWEKGAKFDGWKEHFNFEAWKEAISELGINENDYFKEKSLDDKFSWDLIDAGIEKEYFKTELEKAKNKALTKDCREGCTNCGVCWNLGVKMEIEKRGNKNG
- a CDS encoding calcium/sodium antiporter, producing the protein MVNIILLVIGFILLIKGADLLVDGSVKISRKLSIPELIIGLTLVSAGTSAPELVVSILASVRGDGGIAISNVLGSNIANISLVMGISLVLATITIGISTLKYEIPFLLVISMSLLAMLRNNSGTITKYDGFVLLGFLTIFVSYLFALSKSNKDMEKQILSELEEIEKNESSWRDIIIFTGIGLVILSIGGELTVSNAVAIAKKLGVSQVLIGATIVALGTSLPELVTSIIAAKKGSADMMVGNIIGSNIFNILTVLGISSLFNNLVPDRAPYFDSIYGISIIILVYILSKLRKSKLGIGTGILLLISYVVYVYIGVKIG
- the mnmA gene encoding tRNA 2-thiouridine(34) synthase MnmA, yielding MIKNEKIVIGMSGGVDSSVAAFLLKEQGYEVIGVTIKLWENSGLESKEKVCCSLEDVYDAKRICDKLDIPHYTVNFKNDFQKEVIDYFITEYRLGNTPSPCIMCNEKIKFGKLLEFAKSIGADYIASGHYSKVKYLEKQNKYVLEKGVDEKKDQTYMLYRLSSEQLKYCKFPLENYKKDEIREIAKNNNLITYNKKDSQGICFAPEGYYKFLENNLKNEISKGNIKDENGEILGEHNGYQLYTIGQRRNLGLNLGKPYFIIDILPDKNEIIVGKFEKLFKKEVEVINYKFIYLSENEIDGKAVIARPRFSSKGHIAKLKKEGGRLFLIYESENAENSRGQHIVFYDKNLVIGGGIIF
- a CDS encoding clostripain-related cysteine peptidase yields the protein MKNKIYILLVIVMMILGGCKSNKITEVSKIVISSNKSNIRADGIEEVTFNVKFYNKNDEDLDENKADIYINGKKISNNIFKTSEVGDYVVQAKFESKDSNKIIIKADGKNKKVFMVYLTGDSNLNGEETDDNGNNYYSSSSDDVTRDLEEIKSSIIDKNNIDVYVYIDTKYSESGYSEGIYHKEGNELIKKKTLSEVNTGDEESLKGFINFVFDNTNGMTYILDVWGHGSGWWDDKFGNENNTRAIGYDDSSDGDSLDLWELERAIKNSKIKKVDILYFDACLMGSIEVGYQLKDVSNYIVGSPELTPGRGGAYKEIIESVSNSGSDLKEVSKDIAIINLNSYKIGGSQYENFKNSVVFSAYDEKEVEGLVNKLNDISLILSENTGLLKQIADELKEKVINYINQNFNVDANFNLVESSNKFDFGLTSYGSGDLWIYDENEKYLGNGSIDFLPTSYIDLGNLLEKIEKSSNCPLELKNKIDDFLITYKKYVYYVGDQDGEDNDIMSDIERYSTGMSIFLNLYNDKDVILSQKNTGNYIGVFLSGYATQISGFNKNDEIDTNSVLEEYKTASKFGQTDWVKVLDSYGNNK